A window of Photobacterium sp. GJ3 contains these coding sequences:
- the slmA gene encoding nucleoid occlusion factor SlmA, translating to MAGNKKNNRREEILQALAEMLESNQGSQRITTAKLAAQVGVSEAALYRHFPSKARMFEGLIEFIEDSITTRINRILDDEKDTMTRLRMVLQLLLVFAERNPGLTRIMTGHALMFEQDRLQSRINQLFERIETQLRQILRERKLREGRGFPIDENVLSAQLLGQVEGSFNRYVRSSFRHKPNDNFDAYWDLLTNQLS from the coding sequence ATGGCTGGCAATAAAAAAAACAACCGCCGCGAAGAAATCTTGCAGGCTTTGGCTGAAATGCTGGAATCTAACCAGGGCAGCCAACGCATTACCACCGCGAAACTGGCCGCTCAGGTCGGTGTTTCAGAAGCGGCCCTGTATCGCCACTTTCCCAGCAAGGCCCGTATGTTTGAAGGCCTGATTGAGTTTATTGAAGATTCAATTACCACACGCATCAACCGGATCCTGGATGACGAAAAAGACACCATGACCCGACTACGTATGGTGCTGCAACTGCTGCTGGTATTCGCAGAGCGCAACCCTGGCCTGACCCGGATTATGACCGGCCATGCCCTGATGTTTGAACAGGACCGGCTGCAATCGCGTATCAACCAACTATTTGAGCGGATTGAAACCCAGCTGCGCCAGATTCTGCGCGAGCGTAAACTCCGTGAAGGCCGTGGCTTCCCGATTGACGAAAATGTTCTGTCTGCCCAGCTGTTGGGTCAGGTCGAAGGCAGCTTTAACCGCTATGTGCGCTCCAGTTTCCGCCATAAGCCGAATGACAATTTCGATGCTTACTGGGATCTACTGACCAATCAGTTGAGCTAA
- a CDS encoding transcription factor encodes MDDQTIFNKIREALERAPRNHYTLELHLQMLKYADDLNHITAKEFCEGVRIRESLGTEFSKMRNLTPRLKAAGLVTDLI; translated from the coding sequence ATGGATGATCAAACTATTTTCAATAAAATCCGGGAAGCCCTAGAACGTGCTCCAAGGAATCATTACACGCTCGAACTGCATCTTCAAATGCTGAAATATGCTGATGATCTTAACCACATAACCGCAAAGGAGTTCTGTGAAGGAGTTCGCATCAGAGAAAGTTTAGGGACGGAATTTTCTAAGATGCGTAATCTTACTCCAAGATTGAAAGCTGCTGGTTTAGTAACAGATCTAATTTAA
- a CDS encoding Arm DNA-binding domain-containing protein → MASMTAKQVAALAKSDEPIRKSDGKGLYFVVPDSGAPYWALRYSGNGKRKQMTLGQYPGMSLADARSEVEVFKRDLRQGVDPLIAKQRQKWTGIISVDVKWSMKIGHSFVFLPVPSF, encoded by the coding sequence ATGGCATCTATGACAGCAAAGCAGGTGGCCGCACTTGCAAAATCAGATGAACCAATTAGAAAGTCCGACGGAAAAGGACTCTACTTTGTCGTTCCAGATTCAGGAGCGCCCTATTGGGCCCTTCGATATAGTGGAAATGGCAAACGTAAACAAATGACTCTGGGGCAGTACCCTGGTATGTCATTGGCCGATGCAAGATCAGAAGTCGAAGTGTTTAAACGTGACTTAAGGCAAGGAGTAGATCCCCTCATTGCAAAACAGCGTCAAAAGTGGACTGGTATCATATCGGTCGATGTGAAGTGGTCAATGAAAATTGGCCACAGTTTTGTATTCTTGCCAGTACCTTCATTCTGA
- a CDS encoding ATP-binding protein encodes MNLNEALSTDLLKEGKNKEQFVGRPFYLSYDIVRLLVCDAWKAQVKGIPAGCFLLAFYDGEDGVEEAVLLRALSQTKLPTDNDVISSMIEYYKDNLDISGRAGSVKGGKLDEFTRYEFSFSGLECRVLGVFYRNQNGKIEFGADLENFYSANNYSVYKASGDVLEFIVNQRDDDGLAGQDSDFKIGSVRYSSSRRHQTQEQDVGVWVNPKDFLGKRSAMFGMTRTGKSNTVKKIIEATEEISAKAKTELLTAPVDTLEFSASGSPTFPVGQIIFDVNGEYANANRQDSGTAIYDLYKNKVVRYSVLEKGDNFKVMKVNFFKDIESGFSLISSYLQEQSIGGDYVNNFTAANFETPESTNVNGSEWTRHNRLIAAYKCCLYRAGFKVPQGLKVKFTGAAEINSTILEEKVLDPKQGLTLEEACTWFERAWEQYDELSFFRDYINKKGYEWANDDLKSMMVFLSTYKSPGKKNQVSGYKKIRVKQLHNLHTISMDESFEVEIPKLLQEGKIVIVDLSQGEPVVQRLFSEKICRSVFNISMDRFIKNLPNNFIQFYFEEAHNLFPKKDDKDLSQIYNRIAKEGAKLHLGMIYATQEVSSISSNILKNTQNWFIAHLNNIDETRELEKYYDFKDFTQSLVRFSATNDKGFVRMKTYTNPFIVPVQIDRFLANRGM; translated from the coding sequence ATGAATTTGAACGAAGCTTTATCGACGGATTTGTTAAAGGAAGGCAAAAACAAAGAACAGTTTGTTGGGCGCCCGTTCTATTTGTCATATGACATAGTGAGGTTGTTAGTCTGTGATGCTTGGAAGGCTCAGGTAAAAGGTATTCCAGCTGGTTGTTTCCTTCTAGCATTTTACGATGGTGAGGACGGTGTTGAAGAAGCTGTGCTATTGAGAGCTCTTTCACAGACAAAGTTACCGACTGATAACGATGTAATATCATCAATGATCGAATATTATAAAGATAATTTAGATATATCTGGTCGAGCTGGCAGTGTAAAAGGAGGAAAGCTAGATGAGTTCACGCGATACGAGTTTAGTTTTTCAGGGCTTGAATGTCGCGTTCTTGGCGTATTTTATCGAAACCAAAATGGGAAAATAGAGTTCGGCGCTGATCTTGAAAACTTCTATTCGGCTAACAATTATAGTGTTTACAAAGCAAGTGGTGATGTCCTTGAATTCATTGTAAATCAGAGGGATGATGATGGTTTAGCTGGTCAAGACTCTGATTTTAAAATTGGTAGTGTCAGATATTCTTCCAGCCGCAGGCACCAAACACAAGAACAAGATGTTGGTGTATGGGTAAATCCTAAAGACTTTTTAGGTAAGAGATCTGCGATGTTTGGTATGACTCGTACTGGTAAGTCTAATACCGTAAAGAAAATCATAGAAGCTACCGAGGAAATATCGGCAAAAGCCAAAACGGAACTTCTTACTGCCCCTGTTGATACATTGGAGTTTTCTGCTTCCGGTAGCCCTACATTCCCTGTCGGCCAAATTATATTTGATGTTAATGGTGAATACGCCAATGCTAATAGACAAGATTCGGGAACAGCTATTTATGATCTATATAAAAATAAAGTAGTTAGATATAGTGTTTTGGAGAAAGGTGATAATTTCAAGGTAATGAAGGTTAACTTCTTTAAAGATATTGAAAGTGGTTTTAGCCTGATATCTAGTTATCTTCAAGAGCAATCAATAGGTGGGGACTATGTTAATAACTTTACTGCAGCTAATTTTGAAACACCAGAAAGCACTAATGTAAATGGATCTGAATGGACTAGACACAATAGGTTAATTGCTGCATATAAATGCTGCCTGTATAGAGCTGGCTTCAAGGTTCCTCAGGGTTTAAAGGTAAAATTCACTGGAGCAGCTGAGATAAACAGCACTATTCTTGAGGAAAAAGTACTAGACCCAAAACAAGGCTTAACTCTGGAAGAGGCATGTACTTGGTTTGAAAGAGCTTGGGAACAATACGACGAATTAAGTTTTTTTAGGGATTATATAAACAAAAAAGGATATGAATGGGCAAATGATGACTTGAAGTCTATGATGGTTTTCTTATCTACATATAAATCACCAGGGAAAAAGAATCAAGTCAGTGGTTACAAAAAGATTCGTGTAAAGCAGCTGCACAATTTGCATACAATAAGTATGGATGAATCATTTGAAGTTGAAATTCCTAAGCTATTGCAAGAAGGTAAGATTGTTATTGTTGATTTGTCTCAGGGGGAACCTGTCGTACAAAGGCTTTTTTCGGAGAAAATATGCCGTTCCGTCTTTAATATTTCCATGGATAGATTTATAAAAAATCTTCCTAACAATTTCATTCAGTTTTACTTTGAAGAGGCCCATAACCTATTCCCCAAAAAGGATGATAAAGACCTCAGTCAAATATATAATAGGATCGCAAAGGAAGGAGCAAAACTTCACTTGGGAATGATATATGCGACACAAGAAGTGAGTTCAATTAGTTCTAATATTTTAAAAAACACACAAAATTGGTTTATCGCTCATCTTAATAATATTGATGAAACAAGAGAGTTAGAGAAATATTATGATTTCAAGGATTTTACACAATCATTAGTTCGCTTCTCTGCCACAAATGACAAGGGATTTGTGAGAATGAAAACCTACACAAACCCATTTATTGTTCCTGTTCAGATTGATAGATTCTTGGCGAATAGGGGAATGTGA
- a CDS encoding site-specific DNA-methyltransferase, giving the protein MKLYYKTELGKLYLGDSLETLNEDDINNYKGKVNLIITSPPFPLNNKKKYGNEIGDAYREWFRKLTPIFNQLLAEDGSLVIEIGNAWEPERPVQSTLHLECLFEMTKQENSELRLIQEFICYNPAKLPSPAQWVTVNRWRTVDSYTHVWWLAKTDFPKADNRKVLRPYSKSMKKLLERQSYNAGVRPSEHKISETGFLKDHGGSICHNFFEMEPLDESREVRLPHNVMSFSNVSSNDFFTKKCKELGITPHPARMNKGIVNFFIEFLTDENDIVFDPFGGSNTSGFCAELKNRKWLSIEADCKYAEQSKIRFEDPDLKRK; this is encoded by the coding sequence ATGAAGCTTTATTATAAAACTGAACTTGGAAAACTCTATCTAGGTGACTCTTTGGAGACACTGAACGAGGACGATATAAATAATTACAAAGGGAAGGTTAATTTAATAATTACTTCCCCACCGTTCCCATTAAATAATAAGAAGAAATACGGCAATGAGATTGGGGATGCTTATCGTGAATGGTTTAGAAAACTAACACCAATATTCAATCAGCTCCTCGCTGAGGATGGCTCACTTGTTATTGAGATTGGGAATGCTTGGGAGCCTGAGAGACCTGTTCAGTCTACTTTACACTTAGAGTGCCTTTTTGAAATGACTAAGCAGGAAAACTCCGAGTTACGACTAATCCAAGAGTTTATTTGTTATAACCCTGCCAAACTTCCCTCACCTGCTCAGTGGGTTACAGTAAATCGCTGGCGAACTGTTGACAGCTATACTCATGTTTGGTGGTTGGCAAAAACAGATTTTCCCAAAGCAGATAACCGTAAGGTCTTACGTCCTTATAGCAAAAGTATGAAAAAGCTTTTAGAACGCCAGAGCTACAATGCAGGCGTAAGACCTTCAGAACATAAAATTAGTGAAACAGGGTTTCTGAAAGACCATGGTGGCAGCATTTGCCATAACTTCTTTGAGATGGAACCTTTAGACGAGTCGCGAGAAGTTCGTCTACCACATAATGTAATGTCTTTCTCAAATGTGTCATCAAATGACTTCTTTACAAAGAAGTGCAAAGAGCTAGGTATTACACCTCACCCAGCAAGAATGAACAAAGGTATTGTAAACTTCTTTATAGAATTTCTAACTGATGAAAATGATATAGTTTTTGATCCCTTTGGCGGTAGTAATACATCTGGATTTTGTGCTGAGTTGAAAAATAGAAAATGGTTGTCTATTGAAGCGGACTGTAAGTACGCAGAACAATCAAAAATCAGATTTGAAGACCCTGACTTAAAAAGGAAATAA
- a CDS encoding DUF6444 domain-containing protein: MKKKKSKFAAHPPVASDINEANALIEELWAQLREYEDKLKTSCSNSSKPPSSDGPKERAERKKLKALVVAIREELNRVTQGINDNSQR, from the coding sequence ATGAAAAAGAAAAAATCCAAATTTGCAGCACACCCACCTGTTGCCTCAGATATCAACGAAGCGAACGCACTCATTGAAGAGTTGTGGGCGCAGCTTCGTGAATATGAAGATAAACTCAAGACCAGTTGCTCCAATTCTTCAAAGCCGCCTTCATCCGATGGACCCAAAGAACGGGCTGAACGAAAAAAGCTCAAAGCTCTGGTGGTCGCAATTCGAGAGGAGCTAAACCGGGTCACACAGGGCATCAACGACAACTCTCAACGCTGA
- the rph gene encoding ribonuclease PH — translation MRPSGRSASQVRPITITRHFTAHAEGSVLVEFGDTKVICTASVEESVPRWLKGKGQGWVTAEYGMLPRATHSRNRREAANGKQGGRTLEIQRLIARSLRAAVDLEVLGEQMITVDCDVIQADGGTRTASITGAMVALTDAIQVMMEKGLLKKNPLKTTIAAVSVGIYEGTAVCDLDYAEDSNAETDMNVIMNREGKIIEIQGTAEGEAFSTEELMAMLSLAKDGIAEIIKVQQASLES, via the coding sequence ATGCGTCCAAGCGGAAGAAGTGCCAGTCAAGTTCGCCCGATTACCATTACCCGTCATTTCACAGCCCATGCCGAAGGCTCGGTGCTGGTTGAATTCGGCGACACCAAGGTGATTTGTACCGCCAGTGTTGAAGAAAGCGTGCCGCGCTGGCTGAAAGGCAAAGGCCAGGGCTGGGTCACGGCAGAATACGGCATGCTGCCCCGTGCGACACATTCCCGGAATCGTCGTGAGGCGGCCAATGGGAAACAGGGTGGGCGCACACTGGAAATTCAGCGCCTGATTGCCCGCAGCCTGCGTGCAGCGGTTGATCTGGAAGTGCTGGGCGAGCAGATGATCACGGTCGACTGTGATGTGATTCAGGCGGATGGCGGAACGCGCACGGCTTCGATTACCGGTGCGATGGTTGCGCTGACCGATGCGATCCAGGTGATGATGGAAAAAGGCCTGCTGAAGAAAAACCCGCTGAAAACCACCATTGCTGCGGTCTCGGTGGGAATTTATGAAGGCACTGCCGTTTGCGATCTGGATTATGCCGAAGATTCCAATGCCGAAACCGACATGAATGTGATCATGAACCGGGAAGGCAAAATCATTGAGATTCAGGGCACGGCCGAAGGGGAAGCCTTCAGTACCGAAGAATTGATGGCCATGCTGTCGTTGGCGAAAGACGGCATTGCAGAGATCATCAAAGTCCAGCAGGCATCGCTGGAAAGTTAA
- a CDS encoding YicC/YloC family endoribonuclease — MIHSMTAYARREVKGDWGSAVWEIRSVNQRYLETYLRLPEQFRSLEPVLRERFRQRLARGKVECSLRFEANPAASTELRINESLAKQVIKAASWVKEAAGEGNIGPFQVLNWPGVMETPEQDMDAINQELLTAFDGAVDDFIAARASEGANMKDLIDQRLDAITAEATKVRALMPEVMQWQRERILNRLEEAKIELDANRVEQELILLAQKSDVAEELDRLDSHVKETHKILKKGGACGRRLDFMMQEFNRESNTLASKSINTEITASAVELKVLIEQMREQIQNIE; from the coding sequence ATGATTCACAGCATGACCGCCTATGCCCGTCGCGAAGTAAAAGGCGACTGGGGCAGCGCCGTTTGGGAAATCCGTTCGGTAAACCAACGATATCTGGAAACTTACCTGCGCCTGCCTGAGCAGTTCCGCAGCCTGGAACCTGTGCTGCGCGAGCGTTTTCGTCAGCGTCTGGCACGCGGCAAGGTGGAATGCAGCCTGCGCTTTGAAGCCAACCCGGCTGCCAGCACAGAACTGCGCATCAATGAATCTTTAGCCAAGCAGGTGATCAAAGCCGCCAGCTGGGTGAAAGAAGCCGCCGGTGAAGGCAATATCGGCCCGTTTCAGGTGCTGAACTGGCCGGGCGTGATGGAAACGCCGGAGCAGGATATGGACGCCATCAATCAGGAACTGCTGACCGCATTTGACGGTGCAGTCGACGACTTCATCGCGGCCCGTGCCAGCGAAGGCGCCAATATGAAAGACCTGATCGACCAGCGTCTGGATGCCATCACAGCAGAAGCCACCAAAGTGCGCGCGCTGATGCCGGAAGTGATGCAATGGCAACGCGAGCGGATTCTGAACCGTCTGGAAGAAGCCAAGATCGAGCTGGACGCGAACCGCGTAGAACAGGAACTGATCCTGCTGGCCCAGAAGAGCGATGTCGCTGAAGAGCTGGACCGTCTCGATTCCCATGTGAAAGAAACGCACAAAATTCTGAAAAAAGGCGGCGCCTGTGGCCGACGTCTGGACTTCATGATGCAGGAATTCAACCGCGAATCGAACACTCTCGCCTCTAAGTCCATCAACACAGAGATCACCGCCTCAGCCGTTGAACTCAAAGTGCTGATCGAACAGATGCGCGAGCAGATCCAGAATATTGAATAA
- the pyrE gene encoding orotate phosphoribosyltransferase: protein MKAYQRQFIEFALEKGVLKFGEFTLKSGRKSPYFFNAGLFNTGRDLARLGRFYAAALADSGIAFDVLFGPAYKGIPIATTTAVALADHHEVDTPYCFNRKEAKDHGEGGNLVGSPLAGRIMLVDDVITAGTAIRESMEIIQAHGADLAGVLVAIDRQEKGKGELSAIQEVERDFGCAVISIVSLGDVVSYLEAQDGMETHLEAVKAYRAEYGI from the coding sequence ATGAAAGCATATCAACGCCAGTTTATTGAATTTGCATTGGAAAAAGGTGTTCTGAAGTTTGGTGAGTTCACCCTGAAATCTGGCCGGAAGAGCCCGTACTTTTTCAATGCCGGTCTGTTCAACACCGGCCGTGATCTGGCGCGTCTGGGGCGCTTTTATGCGGCGGCGCTGGCGGATTCCGGCATCGCGTTTGATGTGCTCTTTGGCCCGGCCTACAAAGGCATTCCGATTGCGACCACCACGGCGGTCGCGCTGGCAGACCATCATGAGGTTGATACGCCTTACTGTTTTAACCGGAAGGAAGCCAAGGATCATGGCGAAGGCGGCAATCTGGTCGGCAGCCCGCTGGCAGGGCGTATCATGCTGGTCGATGATGTGATCACCGCAGGCACGGCGATTCGTGAGTCGATGGAAATCATCCAGGCCCATGGTGCGGATCTGGCCGGTGTGCTGGTGGCCATTGACCGTCAGGAAAAAGGCAAGGGCGAGCTGTCGGCAATTCAGGAAGTGGAACGCGATTTTGGCTGTGCTGTCATTTCCATTGTGTCGCTGGGTGATGTCGTCAGCTATCTGGAAGCGCAGGACGGCATGGAAACCCATCTGGAAGCGGTGAAAGCATACCGGGCTGAATACGGGATCTAA
- a CDS encoding IS110 family transposase — protein MMTNSNVYIYGIDLGKNCFHMIAMDKQGHILSRQKLTRSQMKEFVINTPPTTVCFEACPGSQYWGRMFADAGFEVKIIPAQFVKPYLKSNKNDFNDAAAIAEAGSRGSMRCVPLKTDEQLALQATHRVRQRFITERTAVVNQMRALLLEYGITVPVGRKVFERALPSILEDADNGLPDFMRALVFRLRERWQYLDVQIDEMSELLKQAAIASEQCKLISTVPGIGPIVSTALIAAVGSGNQFKRARDMSAWLGLVPKQYSTGGKSNLGSISKRGNTYLRTLVVQGAKALKIHMNREQSSLGKWIGRLEASHHHHVVLIALANKLIRICWKVLTSGREYQAYPSTV, from the coding sequence ATGATGACCAACTCAAACGTGTACATTTATGGTATCGACCTGGGCAAAAACTGTTTTCACATGATTGCGATGGATAAGCAGGGACACATTCTCTCCAGACAAAAGCTAACTCGAAGCCAAATGAAAGAGTTTGTCATCAATACGCCGCCAACAACCGTGTGTTTTGAAGCATGCCCTGGCTCTCAGTATTGGGGGCGCATGTTTGCTGATGCTGGCTTTGAAGTGAAGATAATCCCGGCACAGTTTGTAAAACCTTACTTGAAATCAAATAAGAACGACTTCAATGACGCCGCTGCGATTGCCGAAGCTGGTAGTCGTGGCTCTATGCGCTGTGTGCCATTAAAAACTGATGAACAGCTTGCGTTGCAGGCAACACACCGAGTCCGACAGAGATTTATTACGGAACGAACAGCTGTTGTTAATCAGATGCGCGCACTTTTGTTGGAATACGGGATAACAGTACCTGTAGGACGGAAGGTATTTGAGCGAGCCCTTCCAAGTATTTTGGAAGATGCTGACAATGGATTGCCAGATTTCATGCGTGCGTTAGTTTTTCGTTTACGAGAACGCTGGCAGTACCTTGATGTTCAGATAGACGAGATGAGTGAATTATTGAAACAGGCGGCAATCGCGTCCGAACAATGCAAGTTGATAAGCACAGTACCCGGCATCGGCCCAATCGTATCAACGGCTTTGATTGCGGCTGTTGGCAGCGGAAACCAGTTCAAACGAGCAAGGGATATGTCAGCCTGGTTGGGGTTGGTACCGAAGCAATATTCGACCGGAGGAAAGTCTAACCTCGGGAGCATCAGTAAACGAGGTAACACCTACTTACGAACGTTGGTTGTCCAAGGAGCAAAAGCATTGAAAATTCACATGAATCGAGAGCAGTCTTCCCTTGGGAAGTGGATTGGCAGACTGGAGGCCTCACATCATCACCATGTGGTTCTTATTGCGCTGGCAAACAAACTCATTCGTATCTGCTGGAAGGTATTAACCTCTGGTCGAGAATATCAGGCATACCCGAGCACGGTATAA